The following proteins come from a genomic window of Branchiostoma floridae strain S238N-H82 unplaced genomic scaffold, Bfl_VNyyK Sc7u5tJ_1578, whole genome shotgun sequence:
- the LOC118408366 gene encoding uncharacterized protein K02A2.6-like has product MADSRLLPVPKPVELTGDVSENWEIFKDEWASYEIATEKNKKPKEIRVATLKTVIGRDCLDILRNLDIPADPGQPDADPRQDPDKIIDALDKHFKPLKNTVYERYKFNTCEQAPGESIEVYVARLRKLVSTCEYGALKEEMLRDRIVLGICDNKVRMRLLKQKNLTLQAALEECKTSETTNKQIKAMQTAETVHYAKTKPNPSQGKAKTKFQQPHRRMQPQVNNCSYCGRAHARDKGKCPAFGKKCAKCERPNHFARVCKASSKKINMVQDNVAEDDEEVYTVGSVSSNNKKWYIDLKMSDGKSLSCQIDTGATCNVISEDDFRKFGHKMKPSKARLKLYDGSILKPVGQGILKTRHQDSIIDLEFQIVKTRQNPLLSAETCTKLGLITLNTVNQVNNSKTEQIVEEYADVFEGLGCLPGEYHIEIDKEAKPVQHLPRRVPVPLKAELKKKIDELEKKQVIARVTKPTEWISSMVVVKKPGKMRICLDPKDLNMALHRPKYQIPTLDEVLPRLAKAKVFSVLDAKDGFWQVKLDEESSYLTTFWTPFGRFRWCRMPFGISTAPEEYQRRQHEVLEGLQGVDVIADDILVFGCGETEEEADRDHDENLRNLLKRAREKNLKLNKRKLRLKLKQVPYMGQLLTADGLKPDPEKVKAITEMKTPDDLRSLQRFLGMVNYLAKFLPHLSDVCEPLRRLTDKDAVWVWLETHDQAVKEVKKLVTAQPVLQYYDVEKEVTIQGDASDKGLGAALLQEGRPVAYASRALTPTEQNYAQIEKECLAIVFAAQKFNQYIHGREVVTVQSDHKPLEVIFKKPLLDAPKRLQRMMLRLQKYHLKVTYRKGSEMYIADTLSRAYLTRTMNETRRDEYEILKIQEAKKEDQEIEQVTPAEYIQVSDMTIDRVRRHTQQDEVMRELMKTIKKGWPENKTQLKKEVRDYWTFRDEVSMHDGIVYKGQAIVVPAELREEMIQKTHASHQGAERLAKNVIHKTKQTFSRHGIPMEVVTDNGPQFASEEFKQFAKMWNFRHVTTSPYHSQANGKAESAVKIAKNLLKKAAADGQDPWVSILAWRNTPTQGQGSSPTQRLMSRRTRTQVPINTQALEPKVVPNVHNNINKRKARAKRYYDKGTRSLPPIQPGQQVRVELTPQKAAQWKYGTCVQRVAPKSYEVEVDGAKYRRNRKHIRDTTEEQKPSTDVDETTTAPATATPESTAETTTTTTEPTPYVTRSGRTVKAPDRMDL; this is encoded by the exons ATGGCAGATAGTCGTCTATTACCGGTGCCCAAACCTGTAGAACTGACAGGAGATGTATCAGAAAATTGGGAAATTTTCAAAGATGAATGGGCCAGCTATGAGATTGCTACAGAGAAGAACAAGAAACCAAAGGAAATCCGAGTAGCAACACTGAAGACCGTAATTGGTAGAGATTGCCTGGACATTCTAAGGAACTTAGATATTCCAGCAGACCCTGGTCAGCCAGATGCAGACCCCAGGCAAGACCCAGATAAGATTATAGACGCCTTAGATAAGCACTTCAAGCCTCTGAAGAACACTGTATACGAGAGATACAAGTTCAATACCTGTGAACAAGCACCAGGAGAAAGTATTGAAGTGTACGTGGCTCGCTTGAGGAAACTAGTGTCTACATGTGAGTATGGCGCTCTGAAAGAGGAGATGCTGCGCGATAGAATCGTGCTCGGAATCTGCGATAACAAGGTGAGAATGCGACTGTTAAAGCAGAAAAACCTCACATTGCAAGCAGCACTAGAAGAGTGCAAGACAAgtgagacaacaaacaaacagatcaagGCAATGCAGACTGCAGAGACAGTGCATTATGCCAAGACAAAGCCAAATCCAAGTCAAGGCAAAGCAAAGACAAAGTTCCAGCAGCCACACAGAAGGATGCAACCACAAGTTAACAACTGCAGTTACTGTGGAAGAGCCCATGCTAGAGACAAGGGTAAATGCCCAGCATTTGGAAAGAAATGCGCGAAGTGCGAAAGGCCCAACCACTTCGCCCGGGTTTGCAAAGCATCCAGCAAGAAGATAAACATGGTACAAGACAACGTGGCAGAAGATGACGAAGAAGTGTACACTGTAGGCTCTGTGtcaagcaataacaagaaaTGGTACATAGACCTGAAGATGAGTGATGGAAAATCTCTAAGCTGTCAGATTGACACAGGAGCTACATGCAATGTGATTAGCGAAGATGACTTCCGGAAGTTCGGGCACAAGATGAAACCAAGTAAAGCCAGATTGAAGCTATATGATGGTTCTATCCTTAAGCCAGTAGGGCAAGGCATCTTGAAGACGAGACATCAAGACAGTATCATAGATCTGGAATTCCAGATTGTCAAGACACGTCAGAATCCTCTACTGTCAGCTGAAACATGTACCAAATTAGGACTGATCACCCTAAACACGGTCAACCAAGTCAACAACAGCAAGACAGAACAGATAGTTGAGGAGTACGCAGACGTCTTTGAAGGATTGGGATGCCTCCCAGGAGAATATCACATTGAGATTGACAAAGAAGCAAAACCAGTACAGCATCTACCACGACGGGTACCTGTTCCTTTGAAAGCggaactgaagaagaaaatcGACGAACTAGAGAAGAAACAAGTGATTGCCAGAGTCACGAAACCGACGGAGTGGATCTCAAGTATGGTTGTCGTAAAGAAACCAGGCAAGATGAGAATATGCCTAGACCCCAAGGATCTTAACATGGCACTACACCGACCGAAGTACCAGATCCCCACCCTTGATGAAGTCCTACCAAGGCTTGCCAAGGCCAAAGTGTTCTCAGTGCTAGATGCCAAAGACGGATTTTGGCAGGTCAAGTTAGATGAGGAGAGCAGCTATCTAACCACATTTTGGACGCCGTTCGGCCGATTCCGGTGGTGTCGCATGCCCTTTGGGATTTCCACCGCTCCTGAAGAATACCAAAGAAGACAGCACGAGGTACTGGAAGGTCTACAGGGAGTTGACGTCATCGCTGATGACATACTGGTCTTCGGATGTGGTGAAACTGAAGAGGAAGCTGACAGAGACCACGATGAAAATCTGCGTAACCTGCTCAAACGCGCACGAGAGAAGAATCTGAAACTAAACAAGCGAAAATTGAGGCTCAAGTTAAAGCAAGTGCCATACATGGGACAGCTACTAACGGCAGATGGCCTGAAACCAGACCCAGAAAAGGTCAAGGCTATCACAGAGATGAAGACGCCAGATGATCTCCGATCTCTACAGAGGTTCCTCGGAATGGTCAATTACCTCGCTAAGTTCTTGCCACACCTGTCTGATGTGTGCGAACCACTGAGACGGCTAACAGACAAAGACGCAGTCTGGGTATGGCTTGAAACACATGACCAAGCAGTGAAAGAGGTCAAGAAGCTGGTGACAGCACAGCCAGTACTACAATACTACGACGTAGAGAAAGAGGTGACCATACAGGGAGATGCAAGCGACAAGGGACTTGGAGCGGCGCTCCTGCAGGAAGGACGCCCGGTAGCGTATGCTTCGCGAGCTCTAACCCCGACAGAACAGAACTATGCGCAGATCGAGAAAGAGTGCTTAGCAATTGTCTTTGCAGCACAGAAGTTCAACCAGTACATCCACGGCCGAGAAGTGGTAACTGTACAATCAGATCACAAGCCTTTGGAAGTGATTTTTAAGAAGCCTCTCCTCGACGCACCGAAGAGGCTACAAAGAATGATGCTCCGTCTGCAGAAATACCACCTAAAGGTGACGTACCGTAAAGGTTCAGAAATGTATATCGCAGACACTCTCTCAAGAGCCTACCTGACGAGGACCATGAACGAGACTAGGCGAGACGAGTATGAGATACTCAAGATCCAGGAAGCAAAGAAAGAGGATCAAGAAATCGAACAAGTAACACCCGCTGAGTACATCCAAGTGTCCGATATGACGATAGACAGGGTACGTCGACACACtcagcaagatgaagtcatgaGAGAATTGATGAAGACAATAAAGAAAGGATGGCCAGAAAACAAGACGCAGCTTAAGAAAGAAGTCCGTGACTATTGGACATTCAGGGACGAAGTCAGCATGCACGATGGCATTGTATACAAGGGACAAGCGATAGTCGTCCCAGCAGAGCTGCGAGAAGAGATGATACAGAAGACACATGCCAGCCACCAAGGAGCAGAA CGCCTAGCCAAGAATGTGATACACAAGACCAAGCAGACTTTCAGCAGACATGGAATACCCATGGAAGTTGTCACCGACAACGGACCCCAGTTTGCATCAGAGGAGTTCAAGCAATTCGCAAAGATGTGGAACTTTCGACATGTGACAACATCACCGTATCACAGTCAAGCCAACGGCAAAGCAGAATCGGCAGTAAAGATTGCCAAGAACCTGCTTAAGAAAGCAGCAGCAGATGGACAGGACCCCTGGGTCTCCATCTTGGCATGGAGGAACACTCCAACCCAAGGACAAGGCAGCAGTCCTACGCAACGACTAATGTCAAGAAGGACGCGAACGCAAGTGCCAATCAACACACAAGCACTAGAGCCAAAGGTAGTACCGAACGTCCACAATAACATCAACAAGAGAAAGGCCAGAGCGAAGAGGTATTACGACAAAGGCACGAGAAGTCTTCCACCAATACAACCAGGACAACAAGTGCGTGTAGAGTTAACACCACAGAAAGCAGCACAGTGGAAATATGGCACGTGTGTGCAACGTGTAGCACCAAAGTCGTACGAAGTAGAAGTCGACGGAGCCAAGTACAGGAGAAACCGAAAGCACATACGCGACACAACAGAAGAACAGAAACCATCCACAGATGTAGATGAGACAACAACAGCTCCAGCAACTGCAACACCAGAGTCGACAGCAGAAACAACGACAACTACGACTGAACCAACGCCGTATGTCACACGGTCAGGCCGAACTGTAAAAGCGCCAGACCGTATGGACTTGTAA